A genomic segment from Kyrpidia tusciae DSM 2912 encodes:
- a CDS encoding helix-turn-helix domain-containing protein codes for MCARNLILRDSWWRSWEYGVETDVLVEDILEPPQLKILKEEKEQLLQVVTPAMERLHGWVYSQHATVMVSHVNGYILYSVGDPKFMSDAQKIHLKEGAGWSERSRGTNAIGTAAAVREPVSVVGGEHFLERIGKEQGIPDLKLSPAVKRMMEEYPWPGNVRELYAVLRQAAFFAEGGEIRIEHLPVHMADRQKKGKPRPDGHLDDPPSLRQVEYEAILDALRSTDGNMTQAARLLGIGRNTLYRRLRKLGGK; via the coding sequence GTGTGCGCACGGAATTTGATCCTTCGGGACTCTTGGTGGCGAAGCTGGGAGTACGGCGTCGAGACCGACGTCCTGGTGGAAGACATCCTTGAGCCCCCGCAGCTAAAAATTCTCAAAGAAGAAAAAGAGCAACTGCTGCAAGTCGTCACTCCGGCGATGGAGCGGCTTCACGGATGGGTGTACTCCCAGCACGCGACCGTCATGGTTTCTCACGTGAACGGCTATATCCTCTACAGTGTCGGCGATCCGAAGTTTATGAGCGATGCCCAAAAGATCCATTTAAAAGAAGGGGCCGGCTGGTCGGAGAGATCCCGGGGAACCAACGCGATCGGCACGGCCGCCGCGGTTCGCGAGCCCGTTTCGGTGGTCGGCGGCGAACATTTTCTTGAACGAATCGGAAAAGAGCAGGGAATCCCCGACCTCAAATTGTCCCCGGCCGTCAAACGAATGATGGAAGAATATCCTTGGCCGGGAAACGTGCGGGAACTGTATGCGGTGCTGCGCCAGGCTGCATTTTTTGCTGAGGGCGGCGAAATCCGGATCGAACATTTGCCGGTGCACATGGCGGACCGGCAGAAAAAGGGCAAGCCTCGGCCGGATGGGCACTTGGACGACCCGCCGTCCCTGCGGCAGGTGGAATATGAGGCGATCCTGGATGCGCTCCGGTCCACCGACGGTAATATGACCCAGGCCGCGCGTCTCCTGGGAATTGGGCGCAATACCCTTTATCGCCGGTTGCGAAAGTTGGGCGGGAAGTGA
- a CDS encoding zinc-dependent alcohol dehydrogenase family protein, whose translation MKALVYHGPGQKSLEDKPKPSVQQPTDAVVKILKTTICGTDLHILKGDVPEVADGRILGHEGVGVVEEVGESVANFKVGDRVLISCITSCGRCDYCKRGMYSHCENGGWILGHLIDGTQAEYVRIPYADTSLYPLPDGVEEEALVMLSDILPTGFECGVLNGKVQPGDTVAVVGAGPVGLAALLTAQLYSPSELIMVDLDDNRLEVARRFGATKTVNSADGRAVEKVMELTGGRGVDVAVEAVGIPATFDICQGIVAPGGCIANIGVHGKSVDLHLETLWSHNITITTRLVDTVTTPMLLKMVRAGKLRPQQLITHRFQLDEILKAYDVFANAAREKALKVIVSNE comes from the coding sequence ATGAAAGCTCTGGTGTATCATGGCCCGGGACAGAAAAGTCTGGAGGACAAGCCCAAACCGAGCGTGCAGCAGCCCACCGACGCTGTTGTAAAAATTTTAAAAACAACCATTTGCGGAACGGATCTTCACATTCTGAAAGGGGACGTGCCGGAGGTTGCCGACGGCCGGATTCTCGGGCACGAAGGGGTCGGCGTCGTCGAAGAGGTGGGTGAGAGCGTCGCCAATTTTAAGGTCGGCGACAGAGTATTGATTTCCTGCATCACCTCCTGCGGCAGATGCGATTATTGCAAACGGGGCATGTATTCGCACTGCGAGAACGGCGGCTGGATTCTGGGCCACCTGATCGACGGCACCCAGGCGGAATACGTGCGCATCCCCTACGCCGATACGAGCCTCTACCCGCTTCCGGACGGCGTCGAAGAAGAGGCCCTCGTCATGCTGAGCGACATTTTGCCGACCGGCTTCGAATGCGGCGTGCTCAACGGAAAGGTCCAGCCCGGCGACACGGTGGCCGTGGTGGGGGCGGGTCCCGTCGGACTGGCGGCCCTCCTGACCGCTCAGTTGTATTCCCCCTCGGAGCTCATCATGGTCGATCTCGACGACAATCGCCTGGAGGTCGCGAGGCGATTCGGGGCGACGAAGACGGTCAACAGCGCAGACGGGCGCGCCGTGGAAAAGGTCATGGAGTTGACGGGCGGCAGAGGGGTTGACGTGGCCGTCGAGGCGGTCGGCATCCCCGCCACCTTCGACATTTGCCAGGGCATCGTGGCGCCGGGCGGCTGCATCGCCAATATCGGCGTGCACGGGAAAAGTGTGGACCTTCACCTGGAGACCCTCTGGTCCCACAACATCACGATCACCACCCGGCTCGTGGATACGGTGACCACCCCCATGCTGCTGAAAATGGTCCGGGCGGGCAAACTCCGGCCGCAGCAGCTCATTACCCATCGCTTCCAATTGGACGAGATCCTGAAGGCCTACGACGTTTTCGCCAACGCCGCCCGGGAAAAAGCCCTCAAAGTGATCGTGAGCAACGAGTGA
- a CDS encoding esterase-like activity of phytase family protein, which yields MTIPFPFIPRRTIPIATSVVTTVMLLFPPAAVGADAEVPLRSTAEAQGALVSWDEAGQTAIIEKQGHRLLVRVGAHTASLDGKPLPVTGEIHLVQDRTVVPQSVMDAFIQAVNSGTPESRLLGRYILKNPKELGNGIRMSIGSSLTHLPGDPANVFYTTADRGPNGSVQAGQDSRTTFPLPTYTPTIYKVELKDGQVNVLQEIPLKLPKGTDPVTGTDQISGVSNFPGMDETPYDAKGEKQLPYDPYGLDTEGLAYNPQDDTFWLGEEYRPSIVHVKRDGTILERIVPAGEASLFAGAPNVPVKDLLPAVYADRIPNRGIEGVTVTPDGKWLFAVVQSPLGNPDQATGKKSRIMRILQFDLQKMAPVAEYPYVADDAKAYPGLKPSDIVVSDLYALDDHTLLVDERDKYAGDQAKLKRIYKLDLSGATNILGRFDSAASGGKTLEQMTVADLDRRGVVLPSKSLFLDLLKYGYPYEKIEGIAMADDQTLAVANDNDFGIDNTTQTGIPSEIWLFAMGTGH from the coding sequence ATGACCATACCTTTTCCTTTCATCCCCCGGCGAACAATTCCGATCGCGACTTCGGTCGTCACGACGGTAATGCTGTTGTTCCCACCCGCCGCTGTCGGTGCGGACGCCGAGGTCCCGCTTCGGTCCACCGCGGAAGCCCAAGGAGCTCTCGTCAGTTGGGACGAAGCCGGCCAAACGGCGATCATCGAGAAACAAGGTCACCGGCTGTTGGTTCGCGTCGGCGCCCACACCGCTTCTCTCGACGGAAAGCCTCTCCCGGTTACCGGTGAGATTCACCTGGTCCAGGATCGCACCGTGGTCCCGCAGTCGGTCATGGACGCCTTTATCCAGGCGGTAAATTCAGGCACGCCCGAGAGCCGGCTCCTCGGTCGGTACATATTGAAGAATCCAAAAGAACTCGGGAACGGCATCCGGATGTCCATCGGCTCCTCCCTCACCCACTTACCCGGCGATCCTGCCAACGTGTTTTATACCACCGCCGACCGGGGTCCGAACGGCAGTGTCCAAGCCGGACAGGACAGCCGGACCACGTTCCCTTTGCCGACGTACACTCCCACGATCTACAAAGTAGAACTCAAAGACGGGCAGGTCAACGTACTTCAGGAGATTCCCCTGAAACTGCCCAAGGGCACCGACCCCGTCACCGGCACCGACCAGATCTCGGGTGTCTCCAATTTTCCCGGTATGGACGAAACACCGTACGATGCGAAAGGTGAGAAGCAGCTTCCCTACGACCCGTACGGGTTGGACACCGAGGGCCTCGCCTATAACCCCCAGGACGACACCTTCTGGCTCGGTGAAGAGTACCGGCCCAGCATCGTCCACGTGAAGCGGGACGGCACGATTCTCGAGCGGATCGTCCCGGCGGGCGAGGCATCCCTCTTTGCCGGAGCGCCGAATGTGCCCGTAAAGGACCTGCTCCCGGCGGTGTACGCGGACCGTATTCCCAACCGCGGCATCGAGGGCGTCACCGTGACCCCGGACGGAAAATGGCTCTTCGCGGTGGTGCAGAGTCCACTCGGAAATCCTGACCAGGCTACGGGGAAAAAGTCTCGAATCATGCGGATCCTCCAATTCGACCTGCAAAAAATGGCCCCGGTGGCCGAATATCCTTACGTAGCGGACGACGCGAAAGCGTACCCCGGGTTGAAACCGTCCGATATTGTGGTTTCCGACTTGTACGCATTGGATGATCACACCCTGCTGGTGGACGAGCGGGATAAGTATGCCGGGGATCAAGCAAAGCTGAAGCGGATCTATAAACTTGATCTCTCCGGTGCCACCAACATCCTCGGGCGATTCGACAGCGCTGCATCCGGAGGGAAGACCCTGGAACAGATGACGGTGGCGGATCTCGACCGCCGGGGCGTGGTGTTGCCCAGTAAGTCCCTTTTCCTCGACCTGTTAAAGTACGGCTATCCCTATGAGAAAATCGAGGGCATCGCCATGGCGGACGACCAAACCTTGGCCGTGGCCAACGACAACGACTTCGGGATCGACAACACCACCCAGACCGGTATCCCCTCGGAAATCTGGTTGTTCGCCATGGGAACCGGGCACTAA
- a CDS encoding TPR end-of-group domain-containing protein: protein MRFVILLVILALLVIGLFFGHSGDQQAAFLLTVISTSATLGGIAFALYGWYSSKEIPDLVEKRVQEHMNEMEKRMEKRLLAQQEAMQKVIAAYGMTGDPDRKIALLRQALEVDPSVYNGYVALGYVYWHEKGDLIAAEECFRKDLDYHPDNYQAACDLAALYAEQKEWTAALSWMKEAVRIRPESAKDFDNDPRFDALRANLREDYERVLGR from the coding sequence ATGAGGTTTGTGATCTTGCTCGTCATCTTGGCTTTATTGGTCATCGGACTCTTTTTCGGCCACTCCGGCGATCAACAGGCCGCCTTCCTCCTCACGGTCATTTCCACCAGCGCCACCTTGGGCGGCATCGCCTTTGCCCTGTACGGCTGGTACTCGTCCAAAGAAATTCCGGACCTGGTGGAGAAAAGAGTTCAAGAGCACATGAACGAAATGGAGAAGCGCATGGAAAAGCGGCTCCTCGCCCAGCAGGAAGCCATGCAGAAGGTGATCGCCGCCTACGGCATGACCGGCGATCCCGACCGCAAAATCGCCCTGTTGCGCCAGGCTCTGGAGGTCGATCCGTCGGTGTACAACGGCTATGTGGCGCTGGGCTATGTATATTGGCATGAAAAGGGCGACCTGATCGCCGCCGAGGAATGTTTCCGTAAGGATCTCGACTATCATCCGGACAATTACCAGGCGGCTTGCGATCTGGCGGCTCTGTATGCGGAACAGAAGGAATGGACGGCCGCCCTGAGCTGGATGAAAGAAGCAGTGCGAATCCGCCCGGAGTCGGCGAAGGATTTTGACAACGACCCGCGGTTCGATGCACTCCGGGCCAACCTGCGAGAGGATTACGAAAGAGTTCTGGGGCGTTGA
- a CDS encoding NADPH-dependent FMN reductase family protein — protein MRIFVGYASMNGHTKFLADEIALGAKSVTGTEVVQKAVKDTSPSELEAFDAIIWGSSGIFGNPNPEMAQFFIQLGQQWFMRKLEGKFGGVFGTTSTVHGGIENLLRALAAPMHHHGMIVVSPPSLPDEKHALYACPYGIAATIPVEASKDAPINKPREEELDLARHYGQYMANLLKSAK, from the coding sequence ATGAGAATTTTTGTCGGTTACGCCAGCATGAATGGTCACACCAAATTCCTGGCCGATGAAATCGCGCTCGGAGCCAAGAGCGTCACCGGGACGGAGGTGGTGCAAAAGGCGGTGAAGGACACCTCACCATCCGAACTGGAAGCTTTTGATGCCATTATCTGGGGTTCCTCCGGCATCTTCGGCAACCCGAACCCGGAGATGGCTCAATTCTTTATTCAACTTGGACAGCAGTGGTTCATGCGGAAACTGGAAGGAAAGTTCGGGGGCGTGTTCGGAACCACGTCCACGGTGCACGGAGGCATTGAAAACCTTCTGCGCGCCCTGGCGGCTCCGATGCATCACCACGGTATGATTGTCGTTTCGCCTCCCAGCTTGCCGGATGAAAAACACGCCCTCTACGCGTGCCCCTATGGCATTGCCGCCACCATTCCGGTGGAAGCCAGCAAGGATGCCCCCATCAATAAACCAAGAGAAGAAGAACTGGATCTGGCTCGCCACTACGGCCAGTACATGGCCAACCTGTTAAAGTCGGCGAAGTAA
- a CDS encoding thiol-disulfide oxidoreductase DCC family protein, whose protein sequence is MTVYYDGYCPYCRAAAMTIRSLDVFRRIAVISFRHDKSYSIHGITAEELEREMVVIVHCGDQQRAYKGFAGVLAVLRGLLLLWPIFPLAWCLGRIGWGDVLYRWMAEHRLIIPDAGHCRDRNCRI, encoded by the coding sequence ATGACCGTCTACTATGACGGATATTGTCCATATTGTCGTGCCGCCGCCATGACGATCCGGAGTCTTGACGTTTTCCGGCGGATCGCTGTGATTTCCTTTCGACACGACAAGAGTTATTCCATTCACGGGATTACGGCGGAAGAGCTTGAACGGGAAATGGTTGTGATCGTTCATTGCGGCGATCAACAGCGCGCGTATAAGGGCTTTGCCGGGGTTTTGGCGGTCCTGCGGGGGTTGCTGTTGCTGTGGCCGATTTTTCCTCTTGCATGGTGTTTAGGCAGGATCGGATGGGGTGATGTTCTCTATCGCTGGATGGCGGAGCATCGCCTCATTATTCCCGACGCCGGTCATTGCCGGGATCGAAATTGTCGCATATGA
- a CDS encoding MarR family winged helix-turn-helix transcriptional regulator codes for MMFEPQQRRNNPVARNSMALFRLSQAIKKITQAESDAAGLSPVQIQTLLFARYTRDDMATVGNLAAAIGATHVTAVKIVNGLVKKGLLAKIQNPEDRRVTLLTLTAKGREAASRLQDWGRGLEEAVERIPDEILANLESGLGAVISILREKNYLVVSEPCLGCVHFRPNVGDTSTPHYCELIRKYLSQQAAQKECPEHTPASHQKAP; via the coding sequence ATGATGTTTGAACCCCAGCAACGGCGGAACAATCCGGTGGCTCGTAACAGCATGGCGTTATTCAGGCTGTCTCAGGCCATTAAGAAGATCACCCAGGCGGAAAGTGATGCGGCAGGGCTATCGCCCGTCCAAATCCAGACCTTGTTGTTTGCCCGTTACACCCGGGACGATATGGCCACCGTCGGCAATTTGGCCGCGGCCATCGGCGCGACCCATGTGACGGCTGTGAAAATCGTCAATGGCCTCGTGAAAAAGGGCCTCCTCGCCAAAATCCAAAATCCAGAAGACCGTCGGGTAACCCTCCTCACTCTCACAGCAAAAGGCCGGGAGGCGGCATCCCGCCTGCAGGATTGGGGCCGCGGGTTAGAGGAGGCGGTAGAGCGGATCCCGGACGAGATTCTCGCCAATCTCGAATCGGGGCTCGGTGCCGTCATCTCGATTTTGCGGGAGAAGAACTATCTTGTGGTATCGGAGCCCTGCCTGGGATGCGTCCATTTTCGCCCCAATGTCGGAGACACCTCGACCCCCCACTACTGCGAACTGATTCGCAAATACCTGTCCCAGCAAGCGGCACAAAAGGAGTGTCCCGAACATACGCCCGCCTCGCACCAAAAAGCGCCCTGA